The genomic window CACATGGGCCGAAACGGGTGCCTCGTCGAACTCTTCATTGTCGCTTTTATGGCGACCGATCAAATCGTCTTGCTGCGCGCCGGACATCGCCTCCAGACTCTCGAAATCATGCAACCAGTGCTGAATCGCAACGTAGCTGCCGCCGTCCAAGCCAGCGCCCTGTCCTTGCACAAACGCGGCCGTCAAAGCCGCTTCAGCCTCAGGATTTTCGGTGCCGTCTTCGTAACCCGAGAGATCGCGCCCGCTAGCGTATTTAAACGCATCGACCGCTTGTTGCACTTGAAATACACCAGCCAAAGCCTGGCGTATGCGGCGCCCCTGATGCACCAGTTCACCGCGCTCACTCTCACGACACCAGCACCACAAGGCGGCAGGCGTAACTGGCAAGGGCACCAAACTGCCGGGAATGCCAGAAAAATCATGCAAGCCAGCGATCTGCTGACCCAGTAATTGCAACAAACTTGCGCCTAGGCCAAGTACCACGCGTTCACCATCGACCAAGGTACTAAGCGCCTGCAAGGCCTTGATTACGCTGTCTTTGTCAGCAATGGGTTTAACAGAAAAGCTTAAAAAACTGGCGTGTTGCGGCAATGCCTGCAAAATACCTGCTTGAAACGGGAGCATGAATTATTCCTAAATTATTCTGGCCAAGCGGCCTGTACCACGGTTTCTATATCCGCCGTGTTGCCTAATTTTCTACGAGCAGCCTGCCACTCTTTGGGATCGGGCTTGGCTTTGCTGGTGTGCTTGGGCGTATCGATCGCCATCTTGAGGCCTAACACCACACTACCCTCGGCGACAAAGAACGGTGGCGTTTTCATGGCAGCCTGCAGCACTTCATTCTCGTAATACTCGTGCAGCGCCGGCTCCATATCTAGCCAAGCGCCGACCTGACCGTCGGCGCGTACCGCGATAACGACATAGCCATTACCGACCGGCAGCTTGGCTTTTTTAAGGGCATTCCAAATATTCGATTGCAGCTTGCGCGAAAAGCGCGCGACTTCGTCAAACTTCACTTCTTTTTGCAACATCGCCTGCTCAGACTGAAAAAACACCACTTCATCAAAACGCGGTTGTGCCGCCTGCGCCAGCGTCGCCCACAGCAGAAATAATAGAGCACAGAGTAGCCGTTTCATCGCCTTACCTCCAGATCAGCAGATCAATTTAAAGCTGCGTCTCGACAGTCGCAAATACGCCAGCCACACGATTTTTTTGTACATTATCCCAGGTAAACACCTGGCCATTCATCGCCACATACACGCCCGCTGGCAAGAGCTTGGCGACACCGCAGGCAAAACCCAGATTAAACATCGCGTCTGAATTGGCGATCTCGTAAGGGATCATGGCGCCGGTAAAAATGATCGATTTATTCAAGTCTGCCGCACCCAACACTTCAGCGGTTTCGCGCATGGTATCGGTGCCATGAATGATGACAATGGCTTGCTCGCTCGCTTGCTGGCAAGACTGCAAAATACGCTGTCTATCCTCATCTGTCATGTCCAGAGAATCCATCAGATGATCCGCTTCCAGCGCCACCGGCATTGTCAGACGCGCGCGCTTGAGCACTTCCGGCAAATGGCTATCACCAAAGCCTAAGCGCCCGGCGATCTCGTCATAATGTTTATCAAAAGTGCCGCCGGTAGCGATAATGCGTAAAGTCATGGTAAAGCTCTCTGAAGTAGGGGCTGGGGAAGCGAGTATTGTAGCGCGATTGTGTGATTTTGCTAAGGCAAGCTGCAGCGCAAGCATGCGCCCAAAGGCAAAACGTCGCTTGCCTATATCGAAGCTTTCGAAAAAATCAAGCGACCAGAGGCGTACAGCGACACTCTCAAACTGAAGCGCTTCGGGTAGGCTATAGTGATGTAT from Undibacterium parvum includes these protein-coding regions:
- a CDS encoding Dyp-type peroxidase — translated: MLPFQAGILQALPQHASFLSFSVKPIADKDSVIKALQALSTLVDGERVVLGLGASLLQLLGQQIAGLHDFSGIPGSLVPLPVTPAALWCWCRESERGELVHQGRRIRQALAGVFQVQQAVDAFKYASGRDLSGYEDGTENPEAEAALTAAFVQGQGAGLDGGSYVAIQHWLHDFESLEAMSGAQQDDLIGRHKSDNEEFDEAPVSAHVKRTAQESFTPEAFVLRRSMPWSEQSKAGFHFVAFATSFYAFEAQLRRMCGAEDGIVDGLFSFTKPVSGAYFWCPAMREGRPDLAVIGL
- a CDS encoding asparaginase domain-containing protein; the protein is MTLRIIATGGTFDKHYDEIAGRLGFGDSHLPEVLKRARLTMPVALEADHLMDSLDMTDEDRQRILQSCQQASEQAIVIIHGTDTMRETAEVLGAADLNKSIIFTGAMIPYEIANSDAMFNLGFACGVAKLLPAGVYVAMNGQVFTWDNVQKNRVAGVFATVETQL